The Harpia harpyja isolate bHarHar1 chromosome 10, bHarHar1 primary haplotype, whole genome shotgun sequence genome includes a region encoding these proteins:
- the HABP2 gene encoding hyaluronan-binding protein 2 isoform X1, with protein sequence MVNSALTLQVLPLVVLLGNTHLCASHFFFFIDLLHDQADEYEYYDEYTQPGQDPLLQQQSSEDPDWFEAFFGYSDTGKADACSSNPCKNNGRCENRGSSFSCLCPEPYAGTTCEKVKNMCLEKRCHGGDCLITLTPPYFQCRCNHPYKTPDCQRASSPCRPNPCKNGGICIRHRIRSKFTCKCPEPFSGRFCEIGPDDCYEKASSKYRGSVNQVVNGKTCLHWNSHFLLDYPINAFMEDADSYGIGEHNFCRNPDEDEKPWCYIRKSHKVEWDFCDVSPCSGTAEESLWPTDSSTDPPGSNEIFKTCGQPEIQRALKRIYGGAKTIAGKHPWVASLQIKTSKRNTHFCGGVLIKACWVLTAGHCIEQPAENLQVALGKQNLKKREHQEQVFDVEKIIVHYKYREKEGVPHNDIALLKLKPVDGHCAVETKYVKTACLPHFFFPIGTDCFISGWGMTETDEESHQLLDANVKLISQRKCSAPRAYDHILDESMFCAGNLRRPGADSCQGDSGGPLTCVENGSYYVYGLVSWGDGCGLKNKPGVYTQVTTFLSWIKSKIQSESRSLH encoded by the exons GCttcccatttcttcttctttatcgACCTGCTGCATG acCAGGCTGATGAATACGAATACTACGACGAGTACACGCAACCGGGGCAGGaccccctcctccagcagcagtcCTCGGAGGACCCCGACTGGTTCGAGGCATTTTTTGGCTACAGCGATACTGGAAAAG CAGACGCATGCTCCTCCAACCCCTGCAAGAACAACGGTAGGTGTGAAAACAGAGGAAGCAGCTTCAGCTGTCTCTGCCCAGAGCCATACGCTGGGACTACGTGTGAGAAAG TGAAGAACATGTGTCTGGAGAAGCGTTGCCATGGTGGAGACTGCCTGATTACATTAACCCCACCTTATTTTCAGTGCAGATGCAATCACCCCTACAAGACACCCGACTGCCAACGAG CATCTTCACCGTGCAGGCCAAACCCTTGCAAAAATGGAGGTATCTGCATACGGCACAGAATCAGATCCAAATTCACCTGCAAGTGCCCTGAACCTTTCAGCGGGAGGTTCTGCGAGATCG GACCAGATGATTGTTATGAAAAGGCCTCCTCTAAGTACAGAGGAAGTGTGAACCAAGTGGTGAATGGAAAGACCTGCCTGCACTGGAATTCCCACTTTCTCTTGGACTACCCTATTAATGCCTTTATGGAGGACGCTGACTCTTATGGCATCGGTGAACATAACTTCTGCAG GAACCCCGATGAGGATGAAAAACCCTGGTGCTACATCAGAAAAAGTCACAAAGTGGAATGGGACTTCTGTGACGTTTCACCCTGCTCAGGAACAG CTGAAGAGAGCCTATGGCCAACAGACAGCTCAACAGACCCACCTGGATcaaatgaaatattcaaaacatGTGGACAACCAGAAATTCAAAGGGCACTCAAGAGGATCTATGGTGGAGCTAAGACTATAGCTGGCAAACATCCCTGGGTGGCATCTCTGCAGATAAAGACTTCAAAAAGGAACACACATTTCTGTGGTGGAGTGCTAATTAAAGCATGCTGGGTTCTTACTGCCGGGCACTGCATTGA acaaCCAGCAGAAAATCTTCAAGTAGCCCTTGGAAAGCAAAACCTCAAGAAGAGAGAGCATCAAGAGCAAGTATTTGATGTGGAGAAGATCATCGTACATTACAAATACAGAGAGAAGGAGGGTGTCCCACACAATGATATCG CACTACTGAAATTGAAGCCAGTTGATGGTCACTGTGCAGTGGAAACAAAGTATGTGAAAACAGCGTGTCTGCCTCACTTCTTCTTTCCCATTGGGACTGACTGCTTCATTTCTGGATGGGGCATGACAGAGACAG ATGAAGAATCCCATCAGCTGTTAGATGCCAATGTCAAGCTGATTTCACAGAGGAAATGCAGTGCACCCAGAGCATATGATCACATACTGGATGAAAGCATGTTTTGTGCAGGAAACCTTCGGAGACCCGGAGCTGATTCTTGTCAG GGAGACTCCGGAGGCCCGCTAACTTGTGTAGAAAATGGCTCCTACTATGTATATGGCCTTGTGAGCTGGGGTGATGGGTGCGGGTTAAAGAACAAGCCAGGAGTTTATACCCAGGTGACAACATTTCTCAGTTGGATTAAATCCAAAATTCAGTCTGAGTCAAGGTCACTTCACTAG
- the HABP2 gene encoding hyaluronan-binding protein 2 isoform X2, which yields MVNSALTLQVLPLVVLLGNTHLCASHFFFFIDLLHDQADEYEYYDEYTQPGQDPLLQQQSSEDPDWFEAFFGYSDTGKDACSSNPCKNNGRCENRGSSFSCLCPEPYAGTTCEKVKNMCLEKRCHGGDCLITLTPPYFQCRCNHPYKTPDCQRASSPCRPNPCKNGGICIRHRIRSKFTCKCPEPFSGRFCEIGPDDCYEKASSKYRGSVNQVVNGKTCLHWNSHFLLDYPINAFMEDADSYGIGEHNFCRNPDEDEKPWCYIRKSHKVEWDFCDVSPCSGTAEESLWPTDSSTDPPGSNEIFKTCGQPEIQRALKRIYGGAKTIAGKHPWVASLQIKTSKRNTHFCGGVLIKACWVLTAGHCIEQPAENLQVALGKQNLKKREHQEQVFDVEKIIVHYKYREKEGVPHNDIALLKLKPVDGHCAVETKYVKTACLPHFFFPIGTDCFISGWGMTETDEESHQLLDANVKLISQRKCSAPRAYDHILDESMFCAGNLRRPGADSCQGDSGGPLTCVENGSYYVYGLVSWGDGCGLKNKPGVYTQVTTFLSWIKSKIQSESRSLH from the exons GCttcccatttcttcttctttatcgACCTGCTGCATG acCAGGCTGATGAATACGAATACTACGACGAGTACACGCAACCGGGGCAGGaccccctcctccagcagcagtcCTCGGAGGACCCCGACTGGTTCGAGGCATTTTTTGGCTACAGCGATACTGGAAAAG ACGCATGCTCCTCCAACCCCTGCAAGAACAACGGTAGGTGTGAAAACAGAGGAAGCAGCTTCAGCTGTCTCTGCCCAGAGCCATACGCTGGGACTACGTGTGAGAAAG TGAAGAACATGTGTCTGGAGAAGCGTTGCCATGGTGGAGACTGCCTGATTACATTAACCCCACCTTATTTTCAGTGCAGATGCAATCACCCCTACAAGACACCCGACTGCCAACGAG CATCTTCACCGTGCAGGCCAAACCCTTGCAAAAATGGAGGTATCTGCATACGGCACAGAATCAGATCCAAATTCACCTGCAAGTGCCCTGAACCTTTCAGCGGGAGGTTCTGCGAGATCG GACCAGATGATTGTTATGAAAAGGCCTCCTCTAAGTACAGAGGAAGTGTGAACCAAGTGGTGAATGGAAAGACCTGCCTGCACTGGAATTCCCACTTTCTCTTGGACTACCCTATTAATGCCTTTATGGAGGACGCTGACTCTTATGGCATCGGTGAACATAACTTCTGCAG GAACCCCGATGAGGATGAAAAACCCTGGTGCTACATCAGAAAAAGTCACAAAGTGGAATGGGACTTCTGTGACGTTTCACCCTGCTCAGGAACAG CTGAAGAGAGCCTATGGCCAACAGACAGCTCAACAGACCCACCTGGATcaaatgaaatattcaaaacatGTGGACAACCAGAAATTCAAAGGGCACTCAAGAGGATCTATGGTGGAGCTAAGACTATAGCTGGCAAACATCCCTGGGTGGCATCTCTGCAGATAAAGACTTCAAAAAGGAACACACATTTCTGTGGTGGAGTGCTAATTAAAGCATGCTGGGTTCTTACTGCCGGGCACTGCATTGA acaaCCAGCAGAAAATCTTCAAGTAGCCCTTGGAAAGCAAAACCTCAAGAAGAGAGAGCATCAAGAGCAAGTATTTGATGTGGAGAAGATCATCGTACATTACAAATACAGAGAGAAGGAGGGTGTCCCACACAATGATATCG CACTACTGAAATTGAAGCCAGTTGATGGTCACTGTGCAGTGGAAACAAAGTATGTGAAAACAGCGTGTCTGCCTCACTTCTTCTTTCCCATTGGGACTGACTGCTTCATTTCTGGATGGGGCATGACAGAGACAG ATGAAGAATCCCATCAGCTGTTAGATGCCAATGTCAAGCTGATTTCACAGAGGAAATGCAGTGCACCCAGAGCATATGATCACATACTGGATGAAAGCATGTTTTGTGCAGGAAACCTTCGGAGACCCGGAGCTGATTCTTGTCAG GGAGACTCCGGAGGCCCGCTAACTTGTGTAGAAAATGGCTCCTACTATGTATATGGCCTTGTGAGCTGGGGTGATGGGTGCGGGTTAAAGAACAAGCCAGGAGTTTATACCCAGGTGACAACATTTCTCAGTTGGATTAAATCCAAAATTCAGTCTGAGTCAAGGTCACTTCACTAG